A window from Setaria italica strain Yugu1 chromosome VIII, Setaria_italica_v2.0, whole genome shotgun sequence encodes these proteins:
- the LOC101757406 gene encoding uncharacterized protein LOC101757406: MMGVSAALACLLCTLLLSEATTTGTAETVKLTTTPIFPQIPRGQTNKDFQVLVRLEAPPAAGHHGRVPIDLAVVLNVGGGTASRLDSVKKAVLFIIRQLHDDDRLAVVGPANNRLFGETATGFLDIRDGRRHAESSVNKLQPRDGHSQQASGLKEAIKMLSELPASSSSRASFIILVTDTKESSRFSKLPREFLKNHPVVHTIGVGAAHDPKALLAVAEESGGTYSFVDDRNVDGIAGAVAVCLSGLKAVAAVGTRLRLEAAAGTGVRVERVESGGYSTALAGDRASGEVTVGALYAGEAKSFIIHLQVPAVPPTSTSVDGAACDKQHLLTASFVVGHGTATGYGDASPPTIQAILTVQRPPAEGIAAAASATLQRVPVPVVMDHIVQFGVLDMVTTFVENEIWELSSITAEVGAAMAAKLQSRWEEFVQARQFWSGLDLGAFEVEISKMVSILAAAGSSGGSSSPASASTAYILSWLSSYQMQRPTAMGSPSSVAPAFVTLSMQLTVQQTTTILVAAPGNVDGGGAGCPPCECDDACVEPVPPPVFVASGRHDDTYRVNGVYPPVLMDAINQAVNQMYLALVQASNVKRCNSSNGEVPPQPRAIA; this comes from the exons atGATGGGTGTGTCAGCAGCATTGGCGTGCCTCCTTTGCACACTCCTGCTGTCAGAG GCCACGACCACCGGTACTGCGGAGACCGTGAAATTGACAACCACCCCAATCTTCCCTCAAATCCCACGGGGCCAGACAAACAAAGACTTCCAGGTCCTGGTGCGCCTCGaggcgccaccggcggcgggtcACCATGGGCGGGTCCCCATCGACCTCGCCGTGGTGCTCaacgtcggcggcggcacggcgagcAGGCTGGATTCCGTGAAGAAGGCCGTCCTGTTCATCATCAGGCAGCTCCACGACGACGACCGTCTTGCCGTCGTCGGGCCGGCCAACAACCGGCTCTTCGGAGAGACTGCCACCGGGTTTCTCGACATCCGTGATGGCCGGCGTCATGCAGAAAGCTCAGTGAACAAGCTACAGCCCCGTGATGGCCATTCTCAGCAAGCTTCTGGGTTGAAGGAGGCCATCAAG ATGCTTTCGGAACTTCCGGCGAGCTCGAGCAGCCGCGCGAGCTTCATCATCTTGGTGACGGACACGAAGGAGAGCAGCAGGTTCAGCAAGCTGCCCcgggagttcctcaagaaccaCCCCGTCGTGCACACGATCGGCGTGGGCGCGGCGCACGACCCAAAGGcgctgctcgccgtcgccgaggaatCCGGCGGCACCTACTCCTTCGTCGACGACCGGAACGTCGACGgcatcgccggcgccgtcgccgtctgcCTCAGCGGGCTCAAGGCCGTCGCTGCCGTTGGCACGCGCCTCCGCCTCGAAGCCGCCGCCGGGACCGGGGTCAGGGTCGAGAGGGTTGAGTCGGGGGGCTACAGCACCGCTCTCGCCGGGGACAGGGCGTCCGGCGAGGTCACCGTCGGCGCCCTCTACGCCGGCGAGGCGAAGAGCTTCATCATCCACCTCCAAGTGCCCGCGGTTCCTCCGACGTCGACCTCCGTCGACGGCGCCGCTTGCGACAAGCAGCACCTGCTCACCGCCAGCTTCGTCGTCGGCCACGGCACCGCCACCGGATACGGAGACGCTTCTCCGCCGACGATCCAGGCCATCTTGACGGTGCAGAGGCCGCCGGCTGaaggcatcgccgccgccgcctccgccacgctGCAGAGAGTCCCCGTCCCCGTGGTGATGGACCACATCGTCCAGTTCGGCGTGCTGGACATGGTCACCACCTTCGTCGAGAACGAGATCTGGGAGCTCAGCTCCATCACCGCCGAAGTGGGCGCCGCCATGGCGGCGAAGCTCCAGAGCCGGTGGGAGGAGTTCGTGCAGGCTCGCCAGTTCTGGAGCGGCCTGGACCTGGGAGCCTTCGAGGTCGAGATCAGCAAGATGGTGAGCATCCTCGCGGCGGCGGGTAGCAGcggtggctcgtcgtcgccggcgtcggcgtcgacggcgtACATTCTGTCGTGGCTGTCGAGCTACCAGATGCAGCGGCCGACGGCCATGGGCTCGCCGAGCAGCGTCGCCCCGGCGTTCGTCACGCTGAGCATGCAGCTCACGGTGCAGCAGACGACGACGATCCTCGTGGCAGCGCCTGGAAAcgtcgatggcggcggcgccggctgccCGCCGTGCGAGTGTGACGATGCCTGCGTGgagccggtgccgccgccggtgttTGTGGCGTCGGGACGGCACGACGACACCTACCGCGTCAACGGCGTGTACCCGCCCGTGTTGATGGACGCCATCAACCAAGCTGTTAACCAAATGTACCTG GCCTTGGTTCAAGCGAGCAATGTGAAGAGATGCAACTCCTCCAACGGCGAGGTGCCGCCACAGCCACGGGCAATCGCATGA